The nucleotide sequence GCGCGCTCCCATTCCTCCCTGGCCTCGACGATGTCCTGGTGGGTGCGGCCGATGAAGTTCCACCACATGATGATCTCCTCGCCGAACGGCGTGCCGCCGAGGAGGACCGCGCGGGCGCGGTGGCCGGACTCGTTCGTCAGGGTCAGGGTGGCGCGTCCGGTGTCGGCGTAGCCGAGTTCCGCCGGGCGCAGGAGGGTTCCGTCGAGCCGGACCTCTCCTTCGTCGACCAGCAGCCCGTGTTCGAAGGCCGGGTCGACGGGGAGCGTGACGGTGGCACCGGCGTCGAGGAGGAGCTCCGCGCCGAGCAGCGGGGTGAAGGTGGGGACCGGTGAGGTCTCGCCGGCGAGGGTGCCGAGGAACACCCGGATCTCCGCGCCGTCGAGCAGCAGCGGCTTCGGGACGTGGTGCTGGAAGTCGCGGTCGGCGTGCCGGTGTTCGTCGGGCAGGGCCACCCACAGCTGCACGCCGTGGAGGACCGTGGTGCCGGGGGTGGAGACCTCGGTGTGGCTGATGCCGTGGCCGCCGGTCATCAGGTTGAGCTCCCCGGGCCGTACGAGGGCGTGGCTGCCGAGGCTGTCGCGGTGCTCGATCTCCCCGCTGAAGAGCCAGCTCACCGTCTGCAGGCCCGTGTGCGGGTGGGGGGCGACGTCCATGCCGCCGGACGCGGCGACCTCGTCGGGACCGTAGTGGTCGGCGAAGCACCATGCCCCGATCAGGGTCCGGGACCGCTGGGGCAGGGTGCGTCGTACGGTCATGGCGCGTGGACCGCCCAGGGGGACGTCCCGGGCGGAGAGGATCTCGACCTCGTTGTCGTCCATGTCCGGCCCCTCTCGTACAGTGTGATGTAGTTTCGCTTTCAACAATCTTGGTTGATCATAGCTTCCGAACCCGTGATGTGCACGGGGTCGTCGAAGGAGTACAGGGTGAGCGACGTGACGAGCGACGTGACGAACGGCGTGACAGGCGTGACCGAGCCGGCGGCGCAGGCCCCCGACGGGCGACGGGTCTACCTCGACAAGCAGAGCCCCACGGCCTACCAGGCGCTGGTCCGCGCGGCCGACGCCGCCCGCGCGACCGCCGCGGAGGCGGGACTCGACCGCGTCCTGGTCGAACTGGTCAACCTCCGCGTCTCGCAGATCAACGGCTGCGCCTACTGCCTCGACGTGCACACCAAGGCGGCCCTCCGGGCCGGCGAGACCACCCGGCGCCTCGGCGTCCTCCCCGCCTGGCGCGAGACCGAGCTCTTCACCCCGCGGGAACGCGCGGCCCTCGCCCTGGCGGAGGCCACCACCCACCCGGCGGACGGCCTCGCGCAGGACCGCGCCTACGACACGGCCCGCGCCGTCCTGACCGACGACGAGATCTCCGCCGTGATCTGGGTGGCGATCACCATCAACTCCTTCAACCGCGTCTCGATCCTGAGCCGGCACCCGGTACGCCAGGCAGCGCGCTAAGGCCGGACCCACCCGGCGCCGGGGGCCGAGCTGAGCCGGGTGACCACCGCGGCCACCACGATCAGCGCCACGGCCACGCCGAGGACCGCGCCGGTCCCGGACCGCAGGAGCAGCGCGCCCGCCAGGGCGCCGAGGAACATCGAGAGCACCGCCAGCACCCGCCGGCCGGGCCGGGGCCCCGCCCCGCCGGCCGGACCCGGGTCCGAGGCCAGACCGGTCAGGGTCTGCGTCAGCACGGTCGTGGTCAGGTCCGGCACGCCGAGGCGCCGGACGGCCGCGTTCTGCAGCCCCATGGCCAGGGCGAGCGTCACGATCAGGACGTACCGGCCCGGCGCGGCCAGCCGGTCGTGCGTCACCAGGACGGTGACGAGCGCCACCGACACGAGCAGCGCCTGCAGCGTCGTGGCCGAGGCGAGCAGCTTCCCCCGGTGGTCGGCGAACCGCGTGCCGAACCGGCCTCCGGCCACCGCGCCCACCAGGAACGCCGCCATCGCCGCCAGGGAGGCCCAGGCCGACAGGCCCTCGGCGCCCGCCAGGGCGAAGCCGAGGAACACGACGTTGCCCGTCATGTTCGCCACGAAGACATGACCCAGGGCCAGATAGCTCACCGCGTCCACCAGACCGGTCACCACCGTCAGGGTCAGCAGGAGCGGCGGCAGCGGCCCGTGCCGGTCCCCCTTCGGCGGCACCAGCGTGTGGGCCGCGTCGACCAGCAGCCTGCGCATCCTCGGGCGCCCCTTCCGCGACGGTTCGGCGACGAGTGGCCGCCACGGCACCGCACGACCCTCCTCCGAGGTTCACCGATCCGGTCCGGAACGGCCGAGCCGCCACGCTGGGCAGGACTGCCCAGTCCGTACGGCTCCGGTCGCGCCGCGAGGCGGTTCGGCAGCTCCCCGAGCGCGGTGCGGGAGAACACGACCGTGTCCGTCGGCGCCCCGGGCCGTTGTCAGGGGGTGACCACTACACGACGCATCTCCGCGCTCCTCGCCGTCGCCGCCGCCTTCTCCTGCGTCGGCGCGACCGCCGCACAGGCCGCCACCACCAGCCCCCTCGGCCCGCCGATCAACCCGGTCACCGAGCTCGACGCGCTCGTCACCACCGGGATCCCGGAGGAGTCCAAGGCCCAGTTCCCCGGCATCGCCGATCAGCTCGGCGGCCTCGACCGGCTGCACGAGGTGAACCAGCTCCACCAGCTCACCGACCAGGCCGCGCCGGTCGCCGGGCTGCTCCCCGTCGTCGCCTGACAGGGCTCACGGGCGGACGTGCCGGCATCGCGCGAACGGCGCGGTGCCGGCTTCTCCGCGTCCGGCCCCGGTCGCCGTACGCCGTCGGGGTCACCGGTCGCCGGTCGCGTACGCCGTCGGGGTCACCGTCACCGGTCGCCGTACGCCGCCGGTGTCACCCGTCGCCGTACGCCGTCGGTGTCACCAGCCGAAGCGGCGGCCGACCAGCGTGGCGAACTCCTCGAACGACAGCACGCGGTCGCCGTTCTGGTCGGCCTCGTCGAACAGCGCGGAGGACTCGTCCTCGTTCCCCACGCCCCAGTAGGGGATGACGCCCCGCGCGGCAAGGGTCGGGCCCTTGACCCGGAGGGCGTCGATGACCTCGGCGCGCGTCAGGGTGCCGTCGTGGTCGAGGTCGAGCGCGTCGAAGAGAGTACGGGCCTTGTCGCTCATGATGTGTCCTGCTTCCCTCTGGCCGTGGCTGTCGAGTCGGCCGATGCGTCCCTGCGGAAGGACGCGGGGCGGGGCCTCCGCGTTGCCTGGCGGAGGGTTTTCCACAAGTTCCACAGTGAGGCGGACGGGGTGTCCGTGGGGGCCGATAGGGTGGGTGAATGGTCCTTTCCGACGATTCCGCCGTGCTCTCCGAGGCAGCGCAGGTCCTCCACCGCGTCTTCGGCTACAGCTCCTTCCGAGGGGTGCAGCAGGAGATCATCGAGCAGGTCGTCGACGGCGGCGACGCCCTCGTCCTGATGCCCACGGGCGGCGGAAAGTCGCTCTGCTACCAGATCCCCGCCCTGGTCAGAGACGGCACGGGCGTGGTGATCTCGCCGCTCATCGCGCTGATGCAGGACCAGGTGGACGCGCTCCGGGCCCTCGGCGTGCGGGCCGGATTCCTCAACTCGACCCAGGACCCCTACGAGCGGCAGACCGTCGAGCAGGCCTTCCTCGCCGGCGAGCTCGATCTGCTCTACCTGGCTCCCGAGCGGCTGCGCACCGAGGGCACCCAGCGGCTCCTCGACCGGGGCACGGTGTCGCTCTTCGCGATCGACGAGGCCCACTGCGTCGCCCAGTGGGGCCACGACTTCCGGCCCGACTACCTCGCCCTGTCCATGCTCCATGAGCGCTGGCCCAAGGTGCCGCGGATCGCCCTGACCGCGACCGCCACCGAGGCCACGCACCGGGAGATCGCGGCGCGGCTCGGCCTGGAGGACGCCCGGCACTTCGTCGCCGGCTTCGACCGGCCGAACATCCAGTACCGCATCGTCCCCAAGAACAACCCCCACAAGCAGCTGCTCGAACTCATCCGCACCGAGCACGACGGGGACGCCGGAGTCGTCTACTGCCTCTCCCGCGCCTCGGTGGAGAAGACCGCGGCCCTCCTCGTGGAGAACGGCATCGACGCCGTGCCGTACCACGCCGGGATGGACGCCCGGACGCGCGCGGCGAACCAGGCCCGCTTCCTCCGCGAGGACGGCGTCGTCGTGGTGGCGACCATCGCCTTCGGCATGGGCATCGACAAGCCGGACGTCCGCTTCGTCGCCCACCTCGACCTGCCGAAGTCCGTCGAGGGCTACTACCAGGAGACCGGCCGCGCGGGCCGCGACGGCGAACCGGCCACGGCCTGGCTGGCGTACGGCCTCCAGGACGTGGTCCAGCAGCGCAAGCTCATCGACGGTTCCGAGGGCGACGAGCAGCACCGGCGCGCCCTCGGCATGCACCTGGACGCGATGCTGGCGCTCTGCGAGACGGTCGACTGCCGCCGGGTCCGCCTCCTCGCGTACTTCGGCCAGGAGGGGCAGCCCTGCGGCAACTGCGACACCTGCCTGACCCCGGCGGAGTCCTGGGACGGCACGGTCGCGGCGCAGAAGCTGCTGTCCACGGTGTGGCGGCTCGCCAAGGAACGGCGCCAGAAGTTCGGCGCCGGTCAGATCATCGACATCCTGCAGGGCAAGAAGACGGCCAAGGTCATCCAGTTCGACCACGACGGGCTCTCGGTCTTCGGTGTCGGCTCGGACCTCGGGACGGCGGAGTGGCGCGGAGTCGTGCGCCAGCTCCTCGCCCTCGGGCTCCTCGCCGTGGAGGGCGACTACGGCACGCTCGTGCTCACCGAGGACAGCGGCGAGGTGCTCGGCGGACGCCGCACCGTCACCCTGCGCAAGGAGAAGGCCCCGGCCGCCTCCCGCAAGGAGTCCGGCGCCCGCTCCGGGAAGGGCGCCCGGGTCCCGGTCGACCTGCCGGCGGCCGCGGTGCCGGTCTTCGAGGCGCTGCGCGCCTGGCGGGCCGCGACCGCGCGCGAGCAGGGCGTCCCGGCGTACGTCGTGTTCCACGACGCCACGCTGCGGGAGATCGCGACGCGGCTGCCCGCCACCGTCGAGGAGCTCGGCACCGTCGGCGGTGTCGGCGAGGCCAAGCTGACGAAGTACGCCGAGGGCGTCCTCGGCGCGCTGGCGGAGGCGGGGGCGGCCGCTCCGGCAGCTGCGGCCGCTTCGGCAGTCGGTGCCGGTGCCGCCCAGGCACCGGGTGCGGGTGCGGGCGGGGCCGTCGTTCCCGGCGCCCGTCCCGCTCCCGTCGACCCGGCCGCCGCGCCGTACGACGAGGAGCCGCCGTACGACCTCGACGAGCTGGACGAGCCGCCGTTCGACGACTGGCGGTAGTGCCGGGTGCCGGGTGCCGGGTGCCGGGTGCCGGTCAGGCGGGCTGTGGTGTGAGGCGGCGCAGGCCCCGGCGGTCGTAGTAGTGGGTCATGGCCAGACCGAAGGCCAGGGCGAGGGCCACGCCGACCGCGATCATGATCCAGCCCCTGGCGAGCCCGGCGTCGGCGCGGGCGTCGAAGTACAGGATGGACCGCACGCCGGAACTGAGCTGGTGCATCGGCTCGAAGACGCCGAGGAAGCGGTAGAAGCCGGGGGTGGCCTCCAGCGGGACGGTCGCCCCCGAGGAGGGGAGCGCGAGGGCGATGAAGACGAACATCGACACGAGCTGCCCGATCCCGCCGAACGCGGCGTTGATCGCCTGGACGCCCAGGCCCACGGCGACCGTGGCGCAGTAGGAGAAGATCCACAGCATCGGCAGGTGGGAGGCGTCCATCCCCAGGATCGCGATCGTGGCCACCATGACGAGCGTGGTGGTGAGCACCGAGATGCCGGCCGTCATGAGCATCTTCAGGATCAGGGTCTGGGTGCGGCTGATCGGCACGGTCGGGTGGCGGGAGTGCCAGGGGCCGATCTCGCTGTCGGCGTAGCCGAGCGCGGTGTCGACGCCGCTGTTGACGAGGTTGCCGCCGATGAAGCCGCCGAGGACGAGCAGCAGCGTGTAGTAGAAGGCGGTCAGGCCGAGACCGCTGTGCCGGCCGATGGGATGGCCGACCTCGGTGGTGACGGCCACCGGGTCCGTGAGGAGCAGCCGGGTGGTCGCCAGGTCGGTGGTGGCCGAGAGCTGCTTGCCGATGGTCAGCGAGGCCTGGTGGGCCGCCCGCTGGTTGATCTGGGCGGTCAGTGAGGAACCGAGGCTGCCGAGTCCGGGGTTGGTGAGCACGGTCAGGGTCGGGCGGACCGTCGCCCGGTCCGTGGTCAGGGCCG is from Streptomyces venezuelae ATCC 10712 and encodes:
- a CDS encoding pirin family protein, translated to MDDNEVEILSARDVPLGGPRAMTVRRTLPQRSRTLIGAWCFADHYGPDEVAASGGMDVAPHPHTGLQTVSWLFSGEIEHRDSLGSHALVRPGELNLMTGGHGISHTEVSTPGTTVLHGVQLWVALPDEHRHADRDFQHHVPKPLLLDGAEIRVFLGTLAGETSPVPTFTPLLGAELLLDAGATVTLPVDPAFEHGLLVDEGEVRLDGTLLRPAELGYADTGRATLTLTNESGHRARAVLLGGTPFGEEIIMWWNFIGRTHQDIVEAREEWERASERFGHVEGYPGDRLPAPALPNAALTPRGNPPRA
- a CDS encoding carboxymuconolactone decarboxylase family protein; this translates as MCTGSSKEYRVSDVTSDVTNGVTGVTEPAAQAPDGRRVYLDKQSPTAYQALVRAADAARATAAEAGLDRVLVELVNLRVSQINGCAYCLDVHTKAALRAGETTRRLGVLPAWRETELFTPRERAALALAEATTHPADGLAQDRAYDTARAVLTDDEISAVIWVAITINSFNRVSILSRHPVRQAAR
- a CDS encoding YoaK family protein, whose translation is MRRLLVDAAHTLVPPKGDRHGPLPPLLLTLTVVTGLVDAVSYLALGHVFVANMTGNVVFLGFALAGAEGLSAWASLAAMAAFLVGAVAGGRFGTRFADHRGKLLASATTLQALLVSVALVTVLVTHDRLAAPGRYVLIVTLALAMGLQNAAVRRLGVPDLTTTVLTQTLTGLASDPGPAGGAGPRPGRRVLAVLSMFLGALAGALLLRSGTGAVLGVAVALIVVAAVVTRLSSAPGAGWVRP
- a CDS encoding EF-hand domain-containing protein, translating into MSDKARTLFDALDLDHDGTLTRAEVIDALRVKGPTLAARGVIPYWGVGNEDESSALFDEADQNGDRVLSFEEFATLVGRRFGW
- the recQ gene encoding DNA helicase RecQ, which produces MVLSDDSAVLSEAAQVLHRVFGYSSFRGVQQEIIEQVVDGGDALVLMPTGGGKSLCYQIPALVRDGTGVVISPLIALMQDQVDALRALGVRAGFLNSTQDPYERQTVEQAFLAGELDLLYLAPERLRTEGTQRLLDRGTVSLFAIDEAHCVAQWGHDFRPDYLALSMLHERWPKVPRIALTATATEATHREIAARLGLEDARHFVAGFDRPNIQYRIVPKNNPHKQLLELIRTEHDGDAGVVYCLSRASVEKTAALLVENGIDAVPYHAGMDARTRAANQARFLREDGVVVVATIAFGMGIDKPDVRFVAHLDLPKSVEGYYQETGRAGRDGEPATAWLAYGLQDVVQQRKLIDGSEGDEQHRRALGMHLDAMLALCETVDCRRVRLLAYFGQEGQPCGNCDTCLTPAESWDGTVAAQKLLSTVWRLAKERRQKFGAGQIIDILQGKKTAKVIQFDHDGLSVFGVGSDLGTAEWRGVVRQLLALGLLAVEGDYGTLVLTEDSGEVLGGRRTVTLRKEKAPAASRKESGARSGKGARVPVDLPAAAVPVFEALRAWRAATAREQGVPAYVVFHDATLREIATRLPATVEELGTVGGVGEAKLTKYAEGVLGALAEAGAAAPAAAAASAVGAGAAQAPGAGAGGAVVPGARPAPVDPAAAPYDEEPPYDLDELDEPPFDDWR
- a CDS encoding YhgE/Pip domain-containing protein, whose product is MTSAIPPNTPSTQGPQVRAAALARNPKLWLVPTVLSAIVAVGLALLYMGGILNPNENLHRLPVALVDEDRGAPLPGQRENLGKQITDAIVASGPSKNAVDWRRLDRAEAQDALASGKVFGALVVPADFTASVAALTTDRATVRPTLTVLTNPGLGSLGSSLTAQINQRAAHQASLTIGKQLSATTDLATTRLLLTDPVAVTTEVGHPIGRHSGLGLTAFYYTLLLVLGGFIGGNLVNSGVDTALGYADSEIGPWHSRHPTVPISRTQTLILKMLMTAGISVLTTTLVMVATIAILGMDASHLPMLWIFSYCATVAVGLGVQAINAAFGGIGQLVSMFVFIALALPSSGATVPLEATPGFYRFLGVFEPMHQLSSGVRSILYFDARADAGLARGWIMIAVGVALALAFGLAMTHYYDRRGLRRLTPQPA